A single genomic interval of Hevea brasiliensis isolate MT/VB/25A 57/8 chromosome 4, ASM3005281v1, whole genome shotgun sequence harbors:
- the LOC110673210 gene encoding leucine-rich repeat extensin-like protein 3 codes for MRHHSYLTLALWGILIFFSKPSHQASYSPSPPILNPRLLDAFIALQAWKHSIISDPKNFTSNWYGPNVCNYTGVYCAPAPDDPHTTTVAGIDLNHANISGYLPEKLGLLTDLALFHLNSNRFCGTIPDSFRHLRLLYELDISNNQFSGEFPYIVLYLPSLKFLDIRYNEFHGNVPSKLFDINLDALFINNNKFNSSLPDNFANSPVSVVVLANNNIGGCIPSNLAKMAGTLSQILLMNMGLTGCLQSDIGLLNQVKVFDVSFNKLVGTLPDSIGEMKMLEQLNVAHNKLSGEIPESICLLPKLENFTYSYNYFCSEPHVCLKLSAKDDRKNCIPDRPLQRSPEECKAFYAYPVKCDAFGRCSPRSPPPPPPPPPPPPPPPPPPPPPPPPPPPPPPPPPPPPPPPPPPPPPPPPPPPPPSPPPPPPPPPPPPPPPVHHYQYP; via the coding sequence ATGAGGCACCATTCATATCTCACACTAGCCCTTTGGGGCATCCTAATATTCTTCTCTAAACCATCTCATCAGGCTTCTTATTCTCCGTCTCCACCCATCCTCAACCCTAGACTTCTGGATGCTTTCATAGCGCTCCAAGCCTGGAAACATTCAATCATCTCTGACCCTAAAAACTTTACCTCAAACTGGTATGGTCCAAATGTCTGCAACTATACAGGAGTCTATTGCGCACCAGCCCCAGATGACCCTCACACCACAACAGTGGCAGGTATAGACTTAAACCATGCCAACATATCTGGCTATCTGCCAGAAAAGCTCGGTCTCCTCACCGACTTAGCTTTATTCCACCTTAACTCCAACCGCTTCTGTGGCACCATCCCTGATAGTTTTCGCCATCTTCGCCTTCTCTATGAGCTTGACATTAGCAACAACCAATTTAGTGGTGAATTTCCTTATATTGTTCTTTATCTGCCTTCGCTCAAATTTCTTGATATTAGATACAATGAGTTCCATGGCAATGTCCCTTCTAAACTATTCGATATAAATCTTGATGCCCTTTTCATCAACAACAACAAATTCAATTCATCCTTGCCTGACAACTTTGCTAACTCTCCAGTATCAGTGGTTGTATTGGCCAACAATAACATTGGTGGTTGCATTCCTTCAAACTTGGCAAAAATGGCAGGGACGCTCAGCCAAATACTCCTCATGAATATGGGACTGACTGGTTGTCTGCAGTCGGATATAGGGTTGCTAAACCAAGTGAAAGTTTTTGATGTAAGCTTCAACAAGCTTGTGGGTACATTGCCAGACTCTATAGGAGAAATGAAAATGTTGGAGCAGCTAAACGTGGCACACAACAAACTCTCTGGCGAGATACCGGAAAGTATATGCTTATTGCCAAAGTTGGAGAACTTCACATACTCTTATAATTATTTCTGTAGTGAGCCGCATGTTTGCCTCAAGTTGTCAGCCAAAGATGATCGGAAAAACTGCATACCTGATAGACCTTTGCAGCGATCACCTGAGGAATGCAAGGCATTCTATGCTTATCCAGTTAAGTGTGATGCATTTGGCCGGTGTTCACCTAGAAGTccaccaccacctcctcctcctcctcctcctcctcctcctccaccccctcctcctccacctccacccccacccccaccacctcctcctcctcctcctcctccacccccacccccacccccacccccacctcctcctccacctcCACCCCCTCCTCCTCCATCACCTCCACCCCCACCCCCACCTCCTCCTCCTCCGCCTCCGCCACCAGTGCATCATTATCAGTATCCTTGA
- the LOC110673264 gene encoding leucine-rich repeat extensin-like protein 6: MKNSSNISLALWVVITIIFFFSKSHQQIFPPLPIPNPRLIKACIALQAWKLAMTSDPNKFTANWNGPDVCNYTGVYCAAAPDDPLKLTVAGIDLNHANIAGFLPEELGLLKDLALFHLNSNRFYGTIPASVIHLHLLYELDVSNNQFSGPFPCVVFDLPSLKYLDIRFNEFHGDIPKEVFELELDALFLNDNKFDSPLPENLGNSPVSVFVIANNNAGGSIPPSLAKMAGTLEEIVLSNLGLTGCLRQDIGTLKGLKVLDVSFNKLCGPLPESMGELRNLEQLSVAHNKLSGQVPESICSLPNLDNFTYSFNYFSSESSACLRLPAKDDSRNCIPGRPLQRSPEECRYFYTHQSNCGANTCSRS; encoded by the coding sequence ATGAAGAACTCGTCAAATATCAGTCTAGCTCTTTGGGTTGTCATCACTATCATCTTTTTCTTCTCCAAATCTCACCAGCAAATTTTCCCTCCCCTACCCATCCCAAATCCTAGACTGATAAAGGCTTGCATAGCTCTCCAAGCTTGGAAACTTGCAATGACTTCTGATCCCAACAAATTTACTGCCAATTGGAATGGGCCTGATGTCTGCAATTACACTGGTGTTTATTGTGCAGCAGCCCCAGATGACCCCCTCAAGTTAACGGTCGCCGGAATAGACCTGAATCACGCCAACATTGCTGGATTCTTGCCGGAAGAGCTCGGCCTCCTCAAGGACCTTGCTCTCTTCCACTTAAATTCTAACCGCTTCTATGGTACAATACCTGCTAGCGTTATCCATCTCCACCTTCTTTATGAACTTGACGTTAGTAACAATCAATTTAGTGGCCCGTTTCCTTGCGTTGTTTTTGATCTACCTTCACTCAAATATCTCGACATTAGATTCAATGAGTTCCACGGCGACATCCCAAAAGAAGTTTTTGAGCTAGAACTCGATGCCCTTTTCCTTAATGATAACAAATTTGACTCACCTTTGCCTGAAAATTTAGGCAATTCACCCGTCTCAGTGTTCGTCATAGCCAATAATAACGCTGGTGGTTCCATCCCTCCAAGTTTGGCAAAAATGGCAGGGACCCTTGAAGAGATTGTTCTCTCTAATTTGGGATTGACAGGTTGTTTACGCCAAGATATTGGGACGTTAAAAGGGTTGAAAGTTCTTGATGTGAGCTTTAACAAGCTATGTGGGCCGTTGCCAGAATCTATGGGAGAATTAAGAAACTTGGAGCAGCTAAGTGTGGCACACAACAAGTTGTCTGGTCAGGTTCCCGAGAGTATATGTTCCTTGCCTAATCTGGACAACTTCACTTACTCTTTCAATTACTTCTCCAGTGAGTCATCTGCGTGCCTTAGATTGCCAGCGAAAGATGATAGCAGAAATTGTATTCCAGGTAGGCCTTTGCAACGATCTCCTGAAGAATGCAGGTACTTTTACACACATCAAAGTAATTGTGGTGCTAATACATGCTCACGGAGCTAG